A window from Solanum stenotomum isolate F172 chromosome 7, ASM1918654v1, whole genome shotgun sequence encodes these proteins:
- the LOC125869737 gene encoding uncharacterized protein LOC125869737: MGDNCHANNPVNIDFHRDDIGANSCYDPATLGEIGAIRLPQGGGNGNFEVTSTTLYLIYSRGLYRGLDHEDSHEHIQIFLDVCAPLSFKNWSQEAIRLRLFPLSLTGAATTWLSKLPKSFITSWKELVTTFHNRLFPPSKMMKLRDDIQNFKQKGSKPIHESWIRYKSSLRKCPTHGLPIELLLQYFYRSLDLVNKGITDQLVQGNIMLQPFEVASFLIDGMARVNQAWYTKEDQVFPLCFRLTQEQLDKEKERDENIKKMLSQMEDLQEHMKGNYEVFHVEGGSFSDNLKSGGNQGRNHKRNEEGFHSHYQPRVGNQGWNHPRAEGPRRYFQEWTEHNNHEEFKTQLSDSPTSRGNDSSSRVNDLLTRILEKVDGSDDLLKGMRDDFSSLNSKVNSHANAIKKLEGQLNLLSVQLTTKMPKENEEEELAVITRSGKVAIGNEREEREENLGGEVVEITDHQNLGKKAQEGMNQHNETPKIIQSLTKIPPPFPQRLKKKNEDEKFKKFLSVYKKLSINLPLVEALLEMPGYAKFMKELITKKRILDYETIEEPHSCSAIMTNELITKIEDPGAFTIPCTIGIL, encoded by the coding sequence ATGGGGGACAATTGCCATGCAAACAACCCAGTGAATATTGACTTCCACAGAGATGACATTGGTGCAAATAGTTGTTATGACCCTGCTACATTGGGTGAGATAGGTGCAATTCGCTTGCCGCAGGGTGGTGGAAACGGAAATTTTGAAGTCACTAGCACTACACTCTATCTCATATATTCAAGGGGCCTATATAGAGGATTGGATCATGAAGACTCACATGAACATATCCAAATCTTTTTGGACGTATGTGCTCCGTTGTCATTCAAAAATTGGTCGCAAGAAGCCATTCGGCTTCGCTTATTCCCATTGTCACTGACAGGAGCTGCCACTACGTGGTTGTCTAAGCTTCCCAAAAGTTTTATCACATCATGGAAAGAATTAGTCACAACTTTCCACAATAGATTATTTCCCCCGTCAAAAATGATGAAGTTGAGGGACGACATtcagaatttcaaacaaaaaggGAGTAAACCAATTCATGAGTCTTGGATTAGATATAAAAGTTCTCTGCGAAAATGCCCAACACATGGGCTGCCAATTGAGTTGTTACTCCAATATTTTTACCGAAGTCTTGATTTAGTCAACAAAGGGATAACTGATCAATTGGTTCAAGGCAACATAATGCTGCAGCCCTTTGAGGTGGCCTCATTTCTCATAGATGGTATGGCGAGAGTAAATCAAGCTTGGTACACCAAAGAAGATCAAGTCTTCCCTCTGTGTTTCAGGCTGACGCAAGAGCAACtagataaagaaaaagagagggatgaaaacataaaaaagatgTTGTCTCAGATGGAAGATTTACAAGAGCACATGAAAGGAAACTATGAAGTGTTTCACGTAGAGGGGGGTTCTTTTTCCGATAACTTGAAATCGGGAGGGAATCAAGGTCGGAACCACAAAAGGAATGAGGAGGGTTTCCACTCGCACTATCAACCGCGggttggaaatcaaggttggaaccaCCCTAGAGCTGAAGGACCTAGGCGATATTTCCAAGAGTGGACTGAGCATAACAATCATGAAGAATTCAAAACTCAATTGAGTGACAGCCCGACATCAAGGGGGAATGACAGTAGCTCTAGGGTGAATGATCTACTGACACGAATTCTTGAGAAAGTTGATGGCTCTGATGATTTGCTAAAGGGAATGAGAGATGATTTTTCTTCACTAAATAGCAAGGTGAACTCTCATGCTAATGCCATCAAGAAGCTTGAAGGTCAATTGAATCTCCTATCGGTTCAACTAACAACCAAGATGCCAAAGgaaaatgaggaagaagagCTGGCTGTAATTACCCGTAGCGGAAAGGTAGCGATAGGTAATGAAAGAGAAGAACGTGAGGAAAATCTGGGTGGGGAAGTAGTAGAAATTACCGATCATCAAAACCTCGGCAAGAAAGCACAAGAAGGAATGAATCAGCATAATGAAACTCCAAAAATAATACAATCCTTAACTAAAATACCTCCACCTTTTCCCCAGcgtttgaaaaagaagaatgaggatgagaagtttaaaaaattcttaTCTGTGTACAAGAAGTTGTCCATCAACCTTCCCTTGGTGGAAGCATTGCTAGAGATGCCAGGGTATGCTAAATTCATGAAAGAGTTAATCACCAAGAAGAGGATCTTGGATTATGAAACGATTGAAGAGCCTCATAGTTGCAGTGCAATCATGACAAATGAGTTAATCACTAAAAtagaagaccctggtgctttcaccaTCCCGTGCACTATTGGAATACTCTAA